Sequence from the Mytilus galloprovincialis chromosome 10, xbMytGall1.hap1.1, whole genome shotgun sequence genome:
gcagtCAGATACAAAAGAACCcgaatgacaatgttaaacatttgtaacgagaaaactaacggtattatttattttaaaaaaaagaaagaaaaaaccgTGATATGAGACTTACGGAGCTACTGAGCAGACGTAAGAAAGCACGATAAATTGTATTTCATAAAATTTCTTCGAGGAAGTTGAAACCGTAGTGATTGGACATAATGAAAAGAAAATCCACAGAAAGCTattttgataacctttttaaatcggaaaaaataattgatacaaaaaaaagaattgatTTATTTGACTGCGAACTGTTTCGCTCCCTTACATCAACAAGCATATAGTGTAAAAAGTGGTTGATATGGTTGGGAGTGAATTTCaactttaacatttttaacaTATCTTACTACATAGCCCACAACTGAAAGGACATAATCGCTTCAATGAAGGATCTGTGCAAACATGTTGATCAGAACACGCCACATACGAACTATCTCTACAAATAGAACTGGCTGTTGTTAAAGTTGAAGGTCCACCAGACGTTGTTAAAGTTGAAGGTCCACCTGATGTTGTTAAAGTTGAAGGTCCACCTGATGTTGTTAAAGTTGAAGGTCCTCTTGACGTTGTTAAAGTAGATGGTCTTCTTGATGTTGTTAAAGTTGAAGATCCTATTGATGTTGTTAAAGTTGAAGTTTCTCCTAACGTTGTTAACGTTGAAGTTGATCCTAATGTTGTTGTGCTTAATACTGTTAGTGCTATAataaagtaatattcataattttACTGATCTTAGAAGTGAAACATTCTTAAATGAACAAACACTAATAAAAGTTCTCTTTTGAACATCTTTTTTTAAGAATTACTTGTAaaactcaaaaaaaaaaagatacttatTACATTATGTTATTGTGAAAGCAGTAACACTATTGCATTTGTATTGTCCAAATATCAAAATGGTTACCTTTATCACAATGATGTCCAGAATACCCGGCAGCACATTTACAATTGAAACCAGTAGGACTAGTATGACATGTTCCAAACACACAAGGGTTTTGACTGCAGTCTAAtcataaattaaatttcattttatctttattttcactGATTTCAATTGAATATGTTTTGTAGGCCTATtagaaattaacaaaatataagGAAGTCTTAGTTAATTCCTCATGTCTGTACCGGCGTTTAGATGTCATTTCACGTTATCTAATTAAAGCATTAAGTCAAAGACGTGTTTACCACATATTGCTTATagcttcttaaaaaaaaagaggggcaGAAGATTCCAGAGGGACATTCTAATTCATAGATCGATAATAAACCGAttatgccatggctaaaaaacaaaaacaaatagacaaaaaatagttCACTAGACACAACATGGAAAGTTAACGACtaaacaatacgaaccccaccaaaaactaggggtgatctcaggtgctccggaaaggtcagcagatcctgcttcattcgtagcacccgtcgtgtttatCATGTCATTACAAACCCGGTTTATAGTCCCATTCGGTATATCACATTCGTGAGAAGGAAACGGGAGTGTTATTGTTTTATAACATGGACATATATAGGCCTACATACAATCTATATTTTGGTATTACTCAATATCATATTTTCTATGAATGCTTATAACTTCTATACACTTCATCACTTTGAAGTGATTATTATTTTAGTTAAAGAAGCATAAAATTTAGTAAGCTCTTATAAGCTCAATAGCGTTGGTCAAGCTTTCAGCAACTGAGAGTTCTCTCGTGTGTATACTTTGTTTGTAAgatttgtttgtgtgttttgtttCGACCTGATGATTCTAGCATTTTTGCTACCAATTTGATcgatatcatatttgtttttaatttattgtttagTACATAAAACAGGTCGTTACTTTTTTGGTTTAAATTGCATTAGATAGCCTGTGGTACATTTGTTGTATTCTACATGGTACAATTTTAACTAATAACTAATATGCTTTATATACTTACGATCAACTTCTGTAAATAAGTGAGAAATCCTTTATTTGCAAGTTCAATATTTAATTCAATTTCATGACCAATTACAATGAGAATAATCAGtttaatttatgaataaatttttcatttttttgttcacCAATAGTATAATCTCAGTCCTCTGTTTAAATTTGTTCTGGTACTTTTATCATTTATTGTGTCAGTTCCAGAAGAAACGTGTCATGACCTTTTGTACAATGAATTCAGTAATTGGTAAATTAAAACTGTTACGGGAAAAAATCATATCTTTTAGAAGAGGTGagacttaaaataaaatattttctggtcATGTCTTGTCTACATTTAGTTTACACttataaaaatgattaaacaatGGTCTGAAAAACGTATCCCCCTTAATGGATATTACTTACCCTGATTGCATGTTAAACCTTGGTAACCGTGTTTACAGTTACAGGTGAAATGTGTTGATCTACTGTGGCAGGTACCATGCACACATGGATCGGGATTACAATCTGAAAATTAAACAGAAGGTGTGCAATCGTTTTCACACTGAATCAGAGTTGCCTACACTATTCtctttcaaattataatttgtaaaacTTTTATGAAATAGAAGAAAGGATGAAAGTTTATTTTTTGTAGAACCTTAAGTAATAAAAAGTAAGATCACCAAAAATACTGAagttagaggaaaatcaattcggaaagtccataatcacatggcaaaatcaaataacaaaacgcatcaaaaacgaatggacaaaaactgtcatattcctaacttggtacaggcattttcaaatgtataaaattgtggattaaacctggttttatagcgctaaccctctcactttgatgacagtctcgtcaaattccgttatatttcaattgatgcgtaaactaaacagacacaataaataaaatagtcaaaatatgggtacatcagtcatcatcgtataacaactTTAAAAGGgtcaatttaacagaacacaaaaaatatgcatttaaagaaaatatgtgaAATCAAATCTTGAAGAACAGAACCGAACATCAAAATCCGATTTATCTCAGCGAATATGAAAAACCAATAATTAGACATAAGCATCGTTAACACCAGTTCCTAAAATTGAAGTTGAAGATACTAATGGGACATGAAATCTTTTGTGACTTAATcttatatttcatcttttttttcattttttttttcgtttaataaaaaaaattaaaaaatgtaatgtGTAGTTCAATGCATTAATTTGCAAAAGtaattgtatttgtaatttaataCATGGTTTTGTTAAAGTTATCGTAACATAATGcattgtattaatatatatataggaaataaaattgattaggagttgtctcccatagacctaTAACTAATAAGAATTATGTAATTTCTACACTCATAGTGGCACTTATAACAACTATGGtttgtcaataacttggtttatatcaggttaaCTAGTGTGAATGTGTCTTCATGTGTTTTCttgtgctttttttttgtttaaatgtactgtaatcattctaatcattttctgtgctttattttgtaattcattcaattgtatagctcaaattttgggcaccatgattggtaaataaaattatcttatcttatcttatctaacATTGTAATGTTATTCTCCCCATGCATGATATACAGTCGGTATATTAGTCTAAGGAAAAGATTACATGATAATTTTGACGTCAATCGGAATATGCGTAGAATATAAGCAAAGCTGTATAATAGTTCTATATCTACAGGTTTTTATTGATTTGATTGTCAAATTGAATAACATCATCTATAGAAAATGCAAGAAATTAACCCAATGATTCTAGCGTAATCAAATATAAGGATATATTACATGTAACTAGTTGTAATGAACTTTCAACCCCTGCAGTAATACACGTAAGTCCACGGAAAAAATAATTGGAGCATGCATTCTAATGATGACACAAACTTAATGCCCATTTGATTGCATTTAACTGCTTTTTGTCAATTACAAAAATGAGGTTATGAGTGAACAAGTGTTTCAAATCGCTTTTTGCAATTGCACATACATTAAGATAAACAAGAAATACACAAGTCGATGTTTTAATTCTTACTTACAGTCTtctgaaatcaaaataaaacagaatgcAATTAAGATTCAAAAAATGACTGTAAACACTATACTATCaaaatcatataatatatattcatgaGATGAAATTTCAAAAACACATCCTTAAAATccaattttgaagtttttcttaCAATGTCAAAATCTAGATATAAATCCAAGATCATCACAAAAATAGGAACATTACGAAAAACATTGTTTCATGGAACCGCGTTATACTTTTGCTGGAGGCCTAGAAGGGTCTGTTCCCGAAAGTATCAAACAGATATTTAAAATTGATGATTCGCTACTTATTATGTAGCATTTGAGAGAAGGAAAAAAGATAGATGCTTAAATCGTCAGATAAAAATTACAATTCGCCAATATGTGTGCTGCTGATTAGTGTTGCTCGTGAGAGTTTAAGCTAGCTATAGGTTTTAACCATCATTTTCCACACAAGGAAATGGCTGTACCAGGTCAGACATGTgttagttgtttttcattcgtttgatattttttttctattttgccatttgatgaagggccttttgaatttttctttgaattcggtatttctttttcattaaacttttttgctatatttttcagTTACCAATTAAACTACAATCCTGACACAggattgctgttcggtgtgagtcaatgctccgtgttgaatgccgtactttgatgtgtttccatcagttcTAGTTTGtcacccgattttgttttttcccaattgatttatgaatttcaaacagcggtataaaaactttttttaactcatcggtgatctatattttttattttttttttcaaataaactgtattgatacttttttctgttgaactaataggataaaaaattaagcaatttttgtaatttagttttttatatATCGATATTTCTGTTTTTTATTCTATTAGTATAACAGgaaaaaagtaatataacaaaaatgtcCGCTTCTgtcaaaggcagattgtgagctccAATGAACGATggccccatatttttattttattcttcctTTAATaggattaataaaggcaacagtagtataccgctgttcaaaactcataaatccatggacaaaaaatagaatcggggtaacaaactaaaactgagggaaaagcattaaatacaagaggggaataactacacaatatttaaaatgcaatacacacagaaacggaaaTTAAGCTTATTAATggaaaaaaatagcgaaatcctatatttaaaaaaagaaattgatttataCTCGCGAACCCCTTAAATTAtgagtctggtacctttgataactatttagccGTTTACAGACACATCATTTTAACATGAATCATATTTACGTACTATGTTGACAGTTTGGGCTTTTATATCCGTCTTTGCAAGTACAGTGGTAACCTCCATCGACGTTACGACAGCTTCCATGACCACATGGACTGGGTCTACAATCTTTTAtataaatgcaaaacaaaatcTAATCGTGCTTTTGAAAAGTCTGTCAAGTTATAATGTAGATTCAAACAATGTAGAGCAATAAAAAATTAATGGACTATATGCATTATCCTATAATAACGTGAAGAtagttgtttttctatttttaaaagcgtggttttttaattgaattatttaCATAGGAACCCCGAATTAAACCTTGGATAGCTTTATAAATTGGAaactattgtttttatatatgaggtttacaaatattttcttgAGAAATTTAACTTCTGTATTGAATTCGTTATACAATTTCATTAGCTAAATTCTTGTTGAAGTATCGAAATACTATTAtcaaattttctgtaaatttataCTTACAATCGTGTGCTACAAATTGTTAAAAAGAACAATGTATAAGTTCAGTCATGTCATGATATATACTAATATCGATATATAATACAAAAGCGATAAACATTGAAATTAGTCAATATGTGGTTCTCGTTCCTTGCTTTACTTTCTTTAACATTACTTTCCGCTATCTAGATTatattctttcactaaataattcaaaatatgcatggtgactatgttgaacgcttctatcccatcgaattagaGACAACGAACACAAcggatacagttaagtctgcctcatatattAACCTacatcttgaaattgacaatgagggttgttTGAACACAaacctttacgacaaaagaggtGATTGCAGCTTCCTTAATGTGAACTTATCATTTCTAAGTAGCATCATTCCAGCACCGCCTGCATACAGAATATGCATCTCCCAATTGATTCAGTATTCCCGGACTTGTTTCTCTTATCATGATGTCCTTGATCGAtgattgctgctcacaaagaagctattaaactaagagttctaaatggcaaagttgaaatcatcccttcgtaaacttTACAGATGCCATTACGAGTTGGTCGACCCTTTATGTAATATTCGTTACACAGATTAtgtcagatatgttccttacatcgaaACTACAATCcagttcccttttcacgaatgtgacctaccgaactagactatttactgggtttgtaataacataagcaacacgacaggtgccacacgGGGAACAAGTTCTGCTTACTCTTGCcgaacacctgagatcatcccccaGCTTtgaatggggttcgtgttgctcagtcttaagttttctatgttgtgtcttatgttctattatttttcttttttagacatggcgttgtcagtttatattcgatATATGAGTCTGACTGTcattctggtatctttcgtccctgtttTACGTATGAATCATTTTCAATGATTTCAGCAACACAAAAAAGATTGTCAACGAATTGATTACGAATGTCTATATTGGTATTAAATTTTGTGAGATAAAAAAGGGACATTTGTAATAGTTTTAAAAATTAGACCAAGTTTTGTAGTCCCATGTAGATTCTGTTTATGAGACTTTCAGAAAAATGAATATTACGTGTATCACAAAATTTGCCTCCAAATCCACTAAAACAAAGACATGTGTATGAGCCGGCAGCTGGATGGTTTATACATTTCCCGTGTATACAGAGATTGGACTTGCAATCTGAAATAAAGCACATTGAAATACATACCAAACATTGTATCAAAGTTCAATACATGATTATTCTATTCAATGGTAGTCACTTGATGATGTCTTTACGTCGATGTGACCCGGAAACTATGTATCGACAGTGGACACTTTCAAATGTCAATATCTATATTCATTCACATGTCCATAAAATCATGCATTGACCGTTACAtcataaaataacaatttaatcaTGATGAACTAAAATTCCGGAAATACTCACAACAAAGTGTAGCTAGCTTTTTAAATGAGTAATTACACATCTctttttttagatatttaaagCATTAGTACGGTCAAGTTTATTTTAACTTTGACTGTATCATTTTTACCAATTCAACGCGTATTTCAGCATTTAATTTGCAGtcaatagatgtggtatgagtgccaatgaaataactctcaatccaagtaacaatttataaaaataaaccattataggtcaagaccttcaacacggaacctaagctcacaccgaacagcaagctataaaggtccccacaAACTACTAGTGCAAAACCAGTGAAACGGAAAAatcaactgtctaatctatataaaaacgagaatcgagaaacacttatgaaccacataaacagacgacaaccacttaacataaaaaacacaaaagaaacaACCAAGGAAGATCTGATACAACCAAATTGACTAAAAGTAAAAGCAAACACAGACAAGAAAAACGATTCCAGAATTTAAACTCATTtcccaaaatgacaaaatcacgaGACATGCATTTCCAGTATAGGATAATATATGTAAATACCGGGAGTCAAAATGGTGAACGACACATACGCACTTCGTCTAGAAAAAAGATTCGTCATTGACAGTGATAGTTCTTATA
This genomic interval carries:
- the LOC143049583 gene encoding uncharacterized protein LOC143049583; this encodes MEVTTVLAKTDIKAQTVNIVQDYCSQNPCVFGTCHTSPTGFNCKCAAGYSGHHCDKALTVLSTTTLGSTSTLTTLGETSTLTTSIGSSTLTTSRRPSTLTTSRGPSTLTTSGGPSTLTTSGGPSTLTTSGGPSTLTTASSICRDSSYVACSDQHVCTDPSLKRLCPFSCGLCSCEDNALATCSSLLCSDHNLKLLCQKTCGVCGKSNSSATPTTWLHVPEVSSATSTKGSNVPGTISATPTTWIHILGK